One window from the genome of bacterium encodes:
- a CDS encoding long-chain fatty acid--CoA ligase, with protein MSQAMPSTLPAMFLATAARFPERTAYGLRTDRGFDTRSWSRTLELVETLCAGWLELGLGEGDRLAILSSNRHEWMLADMAALFTGIVVVPVYPSLPSAHVLKVLADCGARAVLVEDDRQLNKVLRHRDQLPALERIILLDGEGPGAEGITPFDEVMEEGARRLAADPGEPRRLADLRRADEVFTIIYTSGTTGEQKGVMLTHGNLISNIQGALENYPITEEDVFLSFLPLSHIFERMAGYYFPISVGAAVYYARDITSVGEDLPVARPTILIAVPRLFEKIHARILENAMKGPKVKQAIFNWALGMGRTAAQNAIEGRAPGYHIRPALWLADRLVFGKIRERTGGRLRFAVSGGAPLRRDLGEFFLSVGLQIYEGYGLTESSPVLAANHPGHVRFGTVGKVYPGVELRLAPDGEILARGPGIMAGYYKRPQDTAQSIRDGWLHTGDIGRLDADGFLTITDRKKNLIVTSGGKNIAPQPIENLLLTSPLIEQVMLVGDHRNFVSALIVPNFGLLREVLGLQEGSPPPSTQQIADHPEVYERIDKEILRLSKELAPYERVRKFSVLGSEFSIESGELTPSLKIKRSFVLEKYGNVIEGMYLTSDHKDRLPG; from the coding sequence ATGAGCCAGGCCATGCCCAGCACCCTGCCCGCCATGTTCCTCGCCACCGCGGCCCGCTTTCCCGAGCGCACCGCCTACGGGCTCCGCACGGACCGCGGTTTCGACACGCGCAGCTGGTCCCGCACCCTTGAGTTGGTGGAGACCTTGTGCGCCGGCTGGTTGGAGCTGGGACTGGGCGAGGGCGACCGCCTGGCCATCCTCTCATCCAATCGCCACGAGTGGATGCTGGCCGACATGGCGGCCCTCTTCACCGGGATCGTGGTGGTGCCCGTCTACCCCAGCCTGCCCTCGGCCCATGTGCTGAAGGTGCTGGCCGATTGCGGCGCCCGCGCCGTGCTGGTGGAGGACGACCGCCAGCTCAACAAGGTGCTGCGCCACCGCGACCAGTTGCCCGCCCTTGAGCGGATCATTCTGCTGGATGGGGAGGGACCGGGTGCGGAGGGGATCACGCCCTTCGACGAGGTGATGGAGGAGGGCGCCCGCCGCCTGGCCGCCGACCCGGGCGAGCCGCGCCGCCTGGCCGACCTTCGCCGCGCGGACGAGGTCTTCACCATCATCTACACCTCGGGCACGACGGGAGAGCAGAAGGGGGTGATGCTCACCCACGGCAACTTGATCAGCAACATCCAGGGCGCCCTGGAGAACTATCCCATCACGGAGGAGGACGTCTTCCTCAGCTTCCTCCCGCTCTCCCACATCTTCGAGCGGATGGCCGGCTACTATTTCCCCATCTCGGTGGGGGCCGCCGTCTACTACGCCCGGGACATCACCAGCGTGGGGGAGGACCTCCCCGTGGCGCGGCCCACCATCCTCATCGCCGTGCCGCGCCTCTTCGAGAAGATCCACGCCCGCATCCTTGAGAACGCGATGAAGGGTCCCAAGGTCAAGCAGGCCATCTTCAACTGGGCCCTGGGGATGGGACGCACCGCCGCCCAGAACGCCATCGAGGGCCGGGCGCCCGGTTATCACATCCGCCCCGCCCTCTGGCTGGCCGACCGCCTCGTCTTCGGCAAGATCCGGGAGCGGACGGGCGGCCGCCTGCGCTTCGCCGTCTCGGGCGGAGCCCCCCTGCGGCGGGATCTGGGCGAGTTCTTCCTCTCGGTCGGCCTGCAGATCTACGAGGGCTACGGGCTGACCGAGAGCAGCCCCGTGCTGGCCGCCAACCATCCCGGCCATGTGCGCTTCGGCACCGTGGGCAAGGTCTACCCCGGAGTCGAGCTGCGCCTCGCCCCCGACGGCGAGATCCTGGCCCGCGGGCCCGGCATCATGGCCGGCTACTACAAGCGGCCCCAGGACACGGCGCAGTCCATCCGCGACGGCTGGCTGCACACGGGGGACATCGGGCGGCTGGACGCGGACGGCTTCCTCACGATCACCGACCGCAAGAAGAACCTCATCGTCACCAGCGGCGGCAAGAACATCGCGCCGCAGCCCATCGAGAACCTGCTTCTCACCAGCCCGCTCATCGAGCAGGTGATGCTGGTGGGCGACCATCGCAACTTCGTCAGCGCCCTGATCGTGCCCAACTTCGGCCTGCTTCGGGAAGTGCTGGGACTGCAGGAGGGCTCGCCGCCGCCCAGCACCCAGCAGATCGCCGACCATCCCGAGGTCTACGAGCGGATCGACAAGGAGATCCTGCGCCTGAGCAAGGAGCTGGCCCCCTACGAGCGGGTGCGCAAGTTCAGCGTGCTGGGCAGCGAGTTCTCCATCGAGTCGGGCG